The DNA segment ATAGTTATCAAGAATCAAGACTCAATGATACTGAACTGGGGATTTTTATCTATGATATTTAGAGCAGTGCCTATATTTGTACCTACTATATTCGCACTATTTTTTAAGGATAAAATACATAAGAGGGCAGGTTTTTATTCCATAATATGTGGAACGTTAGCTAGCATAATATGGATTTTACTAGGGCTTCATAGTATAAGTTCTATTTATATAGGTTTAATTACTAATGTAGTGGTAATTTTAGCAGTTAGCAGGCGAGAACTTAGAATAAATAATTAGAATAAAGAATGAAAAATTTAGGATTAATAATGATTAACTCAAAATGAAGAATGAGGATTAAAAGATAGTTTGATTATAACAAAGTCAAGCTATCTTTTTAAATGTAAGAGTATCAAGGTAATATAGGTAGCTTATTTGGGTATAATATTATTATTGTTTTACTTGGTATCTACTGAATTTTTGCATATGATTTTCAAGTTTAATTTGTAATTTTATATTTATGAAAGTTCAATGATTCACTAATATAAATGAAGGTTATATAGGTGCGTAAAGTATTTTGTGATATAAAACTTGTATGAATGGAGAGTTTATTATGGATTTAAAGACAACAATAGATATGTTTAAAGAAATAGATAAACATATATTAGAAGATAAAAAACCATCTAGATATATTTTAGAAATTTCCAAGGAGCAGTTATTTAGTGAAAAACCTTTTAATATGTTGAAGAATTTAAAAGATACACCTCAATCTCCTAAGTATCATCCAGAGGGAAGTGTGTGGAATCACACAATGCTTGTTTTAGATAAGGCAGCAGAAGTTAAGGCAAAAAGTGAAGATAAAAGAGCTTTTATGTGGGCAGCGCTTCTTCATGATTTAGGTAAAGCTCCTACTACAAAAATAAGAAAGGGAAAAATAACATCCTATAATCATGATAATGTGGGCGAAGAGATGGCTAGAGAATTTTTAAAACAATTTCATCAAGAGGAGAGCTTTATATATAAGGTCTGTAAGCTAGTTAGATGGCATATGCAGCCATTATTCATATTAAAAGATTTACCTTTTGCAGATCCCAAAAATATGCTTAAAGAAGTAGATATAGATGAGGTAGCCCTACTTTTTTTATGTGATAGATTGGGAAGAGGAGGAGACAACGAAGAAAGAGAAATTGAAGAAAAGAATAATGCAGCAAATTTTATAAAAAAGGTAAAGAATATTTAGGGAATTTAATCAAAGAAAATTAATATTCATTAGTACAAAGCATAGGCATTTGTGGTAAAATTAATCATAAGAAATTTTTCCTTTTTTGTTAGATTAGTTATACTAAATAAACGCTTTAATTTCCTATTTTAATGTCTTTTTTTACGGTAATAATGATTTAATAAACATAAATTTGCAAGTGAAAAGTGGGAATTTAAGAAAGCATTAGGGGCATGCGAGTGATAGGGGGGATTACGTTAGGCATTGTAAATAGGAAGTTTTCATAGGGGCTTATATATTAAATAGTATGTTAGGTTAATTTTAATTTTAAGGGGAGAAAAAAATGAGTGAAACCATGAAGTCTTTTATTAAGGATTTGCCAATATTAACAGTCGGTATGTTTATTGGGGCATTAGCCGTACATTTTTTTTTGATTCCAAGTAAATTAATTGTTGGATCAATTACGGGTTTATCCATTGTAATTAATTTACTTACTTCAATATCGTTGCCAGTATTAGTTTTTATTATAAATACTTTTTTATTAATTCTATCTTACTTTCTTATCGGAAAAGAATTTGGCGTTAAGACCATATATTCAGCATTAATTTTATCACCAATGCTTTTCATATTGGAAAAAGTATATCCAATGAAAGAATCATTGATGAAGGATCAGTGGCTGGATCTATTATGCTTTGTACTTATTTTAAGTTTTTCACAAACAATTTTATTTAGGCGTAATGCATCCACTGGCGGATTAGATATTTTGGCTAAAATAGTAAATAAGTATTTACATATTGATCTAGGCACATCAGTCTCTATTTCAGGAGCAATTATTTGTTGTACTGCTATCTTTGTGTACGATATGAGAACAGTAATCATAGGATTGCTAGGAACGTATATTAATGGATTAGTACTAGACCATTTTATGATAGGATTTAACTCCAGAAAAAGGGTTTGTATTATTTCAAAAGATTACCTGTTGATTCGCAAATTTATTATAGAAGATTTGCATCGGGGTGCAACATTATATCCTGTTAAAGGTGGATTAGGAAATGAGGACAAGTTTGAAATAGAAAGTTTGATGACTAGAAATGAGTTTTCTTATTTGATGGAGTTTATTAAAAAGGAACAAATTAATGCATTTATTACGGCAGGAACAGTTAGTGAGATTTATGGCAATCTTGGGATAAAGGGAATCAAAAGCAAACCCAAGTTATTACAGGAATAAAAATAAAAAAATCATACCACAAAATCTGTGGTATGATTTTTTGTTAAGAAATTGTTGCAGCTAGTGTAGTATATGCAAAATTACTGCAATAAAAATTCAAGTGGTTATTAAAGAAATTTTAACAAGTGAAAATTCAAAAGGCAATTTATATTGAAAAAAATGTTGATTTATGTTAAACTAATGTGGAATTTGTATAAGGAGATGAATAGATGGAGGATTCTAAAAAAGTCGTACAAGGTTATCTATTAGTAGCATTGTGTGGAACATGCTGGGGACTAATGGGAGTGCTTACAAAGAAATTAGATCTTCTTGGCTTTGATGAATTTTCTGTTTCAGCTCTAAGACCTACTGTGGCTGCTGTTTTTTATTTATTATATACTTTAATAAAGGAGCCAAAATATCTTAAGACTGACTTCAAAAGCTTAATATTTTTCTTAATATATGGAGTAGTAACTTTAGACGGGATGTTTTTAACCTTTACCTATGCAGTTAAATATTCTAGTATAGCTACAGCATCCGTTTTACTTTTTACTAATCCTATATTTGTAATGATTATGTCTAGATTTTTATTCAATGAAAAGCTTACAAGAAAGAAGATAATGGCTTTAGTATTATCTATAATTGGATGCTTACTAGTTGTAAGAGCTTACAATGTGGAAGCGTTTAAGGTAAGTTTTTTAGGAATTATACTTGGAGTTATGTCAGGATTTACAGTTGCTCTTCAAAATGTAATGGGTAAAATAGGAGCTAATAAGTATCACTATAAAACTCATTTAGTATATTCTTTCTTATTTGCAGCTATTTTCTTATGGTTCTTCAGACCACCATGGGTATTATTCAGTAACGCAACTTCACCTACAGCGTGGTTTTATATTATTGCAATAGGTTTCTTTGCAACAGTTATACCAAATGGTGCGTTTGTAAAGGCATTACAATATGTAGAATCTAGTAAGGCCAGTATAGTTTGTAGTATAGAGCCTATTATAGCGACTATACTCGGATTTTTAATATTTAAAGAACAACTAGAAATTTGGCAGATAGTAGGTATGGTACTTATAGTATTATCAGTAATTCTTATTCAAGGTAAAGAAGACTAATATTTTTTTATACAATGTGTAAGCGCTACCACATAATTTTTATAAAACAATAAAAATTAGATATAAAGTATTTAAAAAGTTTAAAGGAGTACCAAAGGTACTCCTTGTATTTATATGTTAATTATTCTTTTTTTCAGCTTCTCTCCATTCTGAAAGGAAGGTTTCACAAGCAGCAATTGTAGCATTACTTTTTATACTAGAAACAGAACCTCTACCGTCCCAATCATTTCCATCGCTTATATATAAAGTTTCTAAAAAATTTTCTAAATCTTTTATTGAATATTCAGGAACTAATCTTTTATGATCCTTTAAATTTTGGTATACAGAATCAAAAATTCTATCAAACTCCATTTGTTCCCAATCTTTATTTTCCATAAAATGTCCTCCTGTCTTATTAGAGATTATGAATTTAATTAAAATATTATGAATTAATAATCATTATTAAGTATACTCTAATGAAATTAATTATTCAAGGAAAAAATGTTACCATAAACTCTCATATCTATGTGGTAATAGTTAAATAAAAAACTATTGATAAAAATAATAGGGAAAATAGAAAAAAACTATTGACTATTTAGTAGATGGGATTTAAAATATAGTTGTAAGTTAAAGAAAATTAAATATCGGTGGATGAAGGTCGTTGGAGATATCCTTTATAAGGGTAACCGTAGAAGAAAAGTATAGATTATGCTATGAATCTATATTGAAGCTTTCAGGTTTGATACAATGATCTGACACAACCCTGGAGAGAGCCCTTAAGTGGGACATCAACGAAGCAACTTAAACTAGAATGTGTTTGAGGAAACTTTCAGATAAAAGGACAGGGAGTAGTTAGCAATAGGTATACTATTATAACTACTCCCTGTTTTTTATATATATTTTAAGATAACAAACAAATTTATCCCACATTCATATAAAACTACCCTAAAATAATATAAAACTACCTAACATAAAATCCCTTAACCCACAAGGGGTTTTATGTTTTTTTGTATAAAGAGCAGTTTATAAGAGGATTAGTGTTTTTTAGAGAATTTAAAGAGTAAATTGTGAACAGTCACCAGTTAAGTAGACGGGAGGTGTTCATTGATCTACTTTAGGTGTTTTTTTAATAAATATAGTAACTTTGGGTTATTTCATTACTAAAAGGTTATAATTATAATAAATGAAAAATATTTTATATTAAGAAGTATAAAAAATATTTGAAATTACAACAAAAATTAAATAAGGATGCAAGGTATAACAGAAGGGAGGGACTGCTACAAGAAGTAGCGTAAAATTATGATTATAGGAACAGCTAAAATATATTTATATGCTAATTGGGTTCATTCCTTAAAGGAAAAGAGAATGATAGTTAAGAGTTTAATTGCAAAAGTTCACAATAAATATAATGTTTCCATTGCGGAGATTGAAAATCAAGATTACCATAAATCAATAGTCTTAGGCATTGCTTGTGTAAGTAACGATACTAGACATGCTAATAGCATGGCACAAAATGTTTTGGGTTTTATAGAAGGTAATACGGATGCTATAGTGGAGAGAACTGAAATAGAGATACTATAGTATAAAAGTATTTTATGAAGAGCTAATAATAATGCGCAATCCTTAATTAAAATATATTAAGGATTGCGCATTATTATTTAAAATTTTAATTAACTAAAATTTTAAATTTTTAAATGTAATTATTAAATATAGAAGGTATTTACATAAGTGTATAGAATTTATATTTCATAAGGAGGGATTAATTTGTATAACTTTTTTAAAAATGAATTTAAAAGATGTTTTTTTTCAAAAATAACTTTTTTGGGTATGGCGATAACATTTATATGCTTGGTCATACCTTATATAGATGATTTGAAAATTCCATATCCTAATGCTGATGGAATTATTTTTTTTATAAGAAGTTCAGCTTGTCTTCCATTAAGTTATCTTCCATTGTTGGCACCATTAATTGCATGCATACCTTCTGCGACTACTTATATTGTAGATAAAAAGTCTGGTATTTTAAATTATATATTATTAAAAATGAAAAGAAAAAAATATCTTAAAATACGCTTAGTAGTAAATTTTTTAGTAAGTGGTTTGGTTTTAGTTATTCCACAGATTATAATGCTAATATTTTTAATCATTAGACATGGAATCAATAATACGTCAACAGAGGTTGTAGGTGCGTTCAGCAGTGTATTTTATAATTCAAAAATAGCATATGTAATTATAATGTTAGTAGTATTTTTTATTTCTAGTGCAGTATTTTCTACGTTTGCTTTAGGAATATCTTCAATAGTGGAAAATAAGTATTTAACCATAATTTTACCTTACATATATGTAATAATTTCAGGTACTGTATTTGAAATGGTGGGAGTTAACAGGATTGTAAATTTAAATGTTATGACTCTTTTTGATATAGGCTATAGTTTAGATTTAACTAGTTTAAATGTCATACTTTATGAAGTGATATTATTTATAATAGGCGTATTATTATTTTATTATTTTGGAGAAAAGAAAAATTATGCGTAAATTAATGAATTATATAAAGGTAAATTCTTGGAAAAATAAAATTTCATATTTTATTATAGGGGCATTAATTATATTTAACTTATTAGGTTTTAAGGAATTCATAGGTGAAGGAAATCATATAAATAAAAATTGGTATGATTTAATAATATCAATTTTATCCAATTACTTAAATATAGCATATGTATTTTTTATATTATTTATGTTATATATTCACAATATTATGTCAAGGAAAAATTTTTATAAATATATATTTTTGAAACTTAAAAGCAGAACACAATGGTATTACTATAATGTATTTCTAATTATAGCAGCATCCTTAACATTTACAGCTATAATAGTTATTATAAATATTTTAGAGGGTATATTTACAATGCCTTTTACCAATGAATGGAGCAATTACAGTATTTCCCTAAGTAATAATCCAACAGTTTATTTATATGATCCAAAAGTACTAGGATATGTGATAAAAATAATATCTCCTTTAAAATATTCAGTAATAAACATAGTTTATTTAATATGTTTTTTTATAACAATAGGTTTGATCTATTTAATATTTTCTATGATACTTAAAAATAACATAAGAGCCTTTGTTACTGTTTTTATTATAAACTGTATAAATATTGCATTTTATAATAGTATAAATATTCCCTATGTAGAAAAATTATCATTTTACTATAATATAATACTTTTAAGTCCATGCTATGAAAAGTTAAATAGCACAATGATATACAGTAGATTAATTTATTGGGTAATATTAATTTCCGCATTAATTATAATTGGAAATGTAATAAAGGGTAATATTGATATGAATTTCGGAGATGATTCATAATGAAAAAAATAAATAAAATCATAGTTAATAATTTAATTGCTATATTTAATTTGAAAATAGTAGTATCAATAATTTTATTATACATAAATGTAAACTTCATAACAAAAGGATTGTATAACATAAAAAATTTCAATGAGCTTATAAAATTTTCTTTTTATGGAACTATAGGTATTGGTGATTTGCCCATAGAAATGTTAAAGTTCACTGCTATACAAATGTTTATAATATATATTGCTTTAAATTTTATTAATGAAGAGTTTGGTGAGAGAATAAAATTAAATTTTTTAAGAGTTCACAGCAGAAAGATGTATATAAACAGTATGATTATTACAATATTTGTGAGTTGTTTTATATATTTCTTATTAGGGTTAATTGTACTAGGGTTATTAAATTTAAATTTAATAACTACTTCTGTAAATTTCACGTTGATAATTAAGATATTGTTTTTATTAATTATATCAAGTTTCTGTATATGCCTAGTGGGATTTTTGATAGCTTTGATTATTAAATATGAATCTGTGGTATTTACAATTGTACTACTGTTTTATTATATAGGAATATCAATAGAAAGTAATTTAACAAAATATATTATATTTACTCAGGGCATTCTCTCAAAACATTATTACCACAATATTAGTTTTAAGTGGTCATATTGTTATTGTTTATTTTTTTCAGTAATTTTGTCTTTTGTTTTAAAATCAATATTTATAAGGAGAGATTTAGTATGAGCGATTCTATTGTAGAAATAAATAATTTAAATAAAACTATAAAGAATAAGGTAATTCTAAATAATATAAATTTAAAGCTTAAAAAGGGAAATATATACGGAATAATAGGAAGAAATGGTTCAGGGAAATCAATGTTATTTAAAGCCATGTGTGGACTTATAAAACCTACAAGTGGAGAAATTTTTATATTTACTAAACCCATACATAAAGGTGAATTACCAGAAGATACAGGAGCAATAATAGAGAATCCTGGATTTATAGGACAATGTTCTGCATTTAAAAATTTAAAAATGTTAGCGTCCATAAATAGTAAAATAGGCGATGATGATATAAGAAAAATTATATCTTTAGTAGGATTAGACCCTAATGATGCACAGCCTGTTAAAAAGTTTTCCTTAGGCATGAAGCAAAGATTAGGAATAGCACAAGCTATTATGGAAAAACCAAAGTTTTTAATTTTAGATGAACCTATGAATGCACTTGATGAAGAAGGAGTAGAGCTGGTTAGAAGTATATTATTAAAATTAAAAGAAAATGAAGTAACCATTCTTATGGCAAGTCATAATAAAGAAGATATAGAGGTTTTATGTGATTATGTATATAAAATGAAAAATGGAATTCTTACTATTAATTCATAGTCATGATTAAACCAGAAAAAGGTATAAGGTGATAGAATTATGCAATTTCTCCTCCATGACTTGCATAAGACTCGGAACAATAAATTTAATTTAAGAAACTCTAATCTTTTAGCCATATAAAATTATGTAACGCTAACATTCAGCGTCCTGCCTCAGGTTCCCTAGCCTGGCGTCCTTGCCAGGCTTACGATAATTTTATCTGTCTAAAAGAAGAATTTCTAAAATTAAATTTAAATAGTTCCTTTGCTTCTTATGCAAGTCATTCCAGAGAAATTTCATAATTCAGGTAATGTAATGCTTTTTGTGGGATAACCATAGTCACAGGTTTAAAATAATAATAATGTCCAATCCTTAATTGAAATATATTAAAGGATTGCGCATTATTATCTTGCCATTATCATTAGACTCTAGAAATAGTTTTACTAAAGAAACTTGAAAAGTTTCTTTATTTTATCCAAGGTTATGTTATAAGGTGGATATACTTTTGTATCAATGGATACGCTGCTTTTTAAAATGCTCTTATTATGAGAGAAGGTATCAAAGGAGGCCCTGCCGTGATAACTACCCATGCCACTTTCACCAACACCTCCAAAAGGTAGATAATTAGTGGTCATATGGATTAAAGTATCGTTTATGCACACGCCACCAGAGGAGGTTTTCTTTACAATCTCATTTTGTACTTCTTTAGAAGATGAGAAGATATATAGGGCTAAAGGTTTAGGTTTATCATTTATGATATTTATGGCATCCTTTAAATTTTTATATTCTATTATAGGTAAGATAGGACCGAAGATTTCCTCACCCATTACAGGAGCATCTAAGGATACGTTATTCAAAATAGTAGGAGATATAAATCTTTCCTTTTCGTCTACATAACCACCTACTACTACATCTTGTCCACTAATTAAATTTTTCAATCTATTGAAGTGTTTATCATTTATTATTCTTCCAAAGTTAGGACTGCTTTTAGCATCTTGACCATAAAACTGAACCAGTGTATTTTTAATTTCTTCTATTAGAACATTCTTAATATCCTTTTGTACTAACACATAGTCAGGTGATACACAGGTTTGACCAGCATTAGAAAATTTACCAAAACATATGTCTTTAGCAGCATTTTTTATATCTGCGTCATTATGAATTATGCAAGGACTTTTACCACCTAGCTCAAGGGTAACAGGAGTTAAGTTTTTCGATGCAGCCTCCATTATAACTCGTCCTATATTTGGTGAGCCGGTAAAGAAAATATAGTCAAATTTTTCCTCTAAAACTCTAGAGGACATGCCTTTTGAATTTTCTACCACGTAAACATGTCTATCTTCAAAAGCCTCGCTTATTATTTTTTTTATGGCAATAGAAGTATTAGGAGACATGCTAGAAGTTTTTATGATGCAGCAGTTTCCCGCAGCTATGCTCCCTATAAGGGGATTTACAGCTAGCTGAAAAGGATAATTCCAAGGGGAAATAACTAGAGTCAATCCTAAGGGTTCAGGGACAATATAACTTCTACTTCCCACATAGGCTAGAGGAGTTCGTACCCTTTTAGTCCTAGAAAATCTCCTTATGTTTTTTATCATATAGTTTATTTCTGCTAAGGATATACCTATTTCTGTCATGTATGATTCTATTTCATTTTTATTTAAATCTTTTTTTAAAGCATCTAATATAAGTGCTTCATTATTTTCTATAGAGTTTTTTAAATGTTCTAAGGCATTTATTCTAAAATTTATATTTTTAGTAATTCCTAAATTAAAGAATTCCCTTTGTTCTTTAATTATTCTAGAAAGTGTGTCCATATATATTACCTCCCATATTGTAGATTTACATACAATTTACCCTCTGTACTTATGATACAAATAATATTATAA comes from the Haloimpatiens massiliensis genome and includes:
- a CDS encoding HD domain-containing protein — its product is MDLKTTIDMFKEIDKHILEDKKPSRYILEISKEQLFSEKPFNMLKNLKDTPQSPKYHPEGSVWNHTMLVLDKAAEVKAKSEDKRAFMWAALLHDLGKAPTTKIRKGKITSYNHDNVGEEMAREFLKQFHQEESFIYKVCKLVRWHMQPLFILKDLPFADPKNMLKEVDIDEVALLFLCDRLGRGGDNEEREIEEKNNAANFIKKVKNI
- a CDS encoding YitT family protein, with amino-acid sequence MSETMKSFIKDLPILTVGMFIGALAVHFFLIPSKLIVGSITGLSIVINLLTSISLPVLVFIINTFLLILSYFLIGKEFGVKTIYSALILSPMLFILEKVYPMKESLMKDQWLDLLCFVLILSFSQTILFRRNASTGGLDILAKIVNKYLHIDLGTSVSISGAIICCTAIFVYDMRTVIIGLLGTYINGLVLDHFMIGFNSRKRVCIISKDYLLIRKFIIEDLHRGATLYPVKGGLGNEDKFEIESLMTRNEFSYLMEFIKKEQINAFITAGTVSEIYGNLGIKGIKSKPKLLQE
- a CDS encoding DMT family transporter, whose amino-acid sequence is MEDSKKVVQGYLLVALCGTCWGLMGVLTKKLDLLGFDEFSVSALRPTVAAVFYLLYTLIKEPKYLKTDFKSLIFFLIYGVVTLDGMFLTFTYAVKYSSIATASVLLFTNPIFVMIMSRFLFNEKLTRKKIMALVLSIIGCLLVVRAYNVEAFKVSFLGIILGVMSGFTVALQNVMGKIGANKYHYKTHLVYSFLFAAIFLWFFRPPWVLFSNATSPTAWFYIIAIGFFATVIPNGAFVKALQYVESSKASIVCSIEPIIATILGFLIFKEQLEIWQIVGMVLIVLSVILIQGKED
- a CDS encoding DUF503 domain-containing protein, whose translation is MIIGTAKIYLYANWVHSLKEKRMIVKSLIAKVHNKYNVSIAEIENQDYHKSIVLGIACVSNDTRHANSMAQNVLGFIEGNTDAIVERTEIEIL
- a CDS encoding ABC transporter ATP-binding protein, giving the protein MSDSIVEINNLNKTIKNKVILNNINLKLKKGNIYGIIGRNGSGKSMLFKAMCGLIKPTSGEIFIFTKPIHKGELPEDTGAIIENPGFIGQCSAFKNLKMLASINSKIGDDDIRKIISLVGLDPNDAQPVKKFSLGMKQRLGIAQAIMEKPKFLILDEPMNALDEEGVELVRSILLKLKENEVTILMASHNKEDIEVLCDYVYKMKNGILTINS
- a CDS encoding aldehyde dehydrogenase, producing MDTLSRIIKEQREFFNLGITKNINFRINALEHLKNSIENNEALILDALKKDLNKNEIESYMTEIGISLAEINYMIKNIRRFSRTKRVRTPLAYVGSRSYIVPEPLGLTLVISPWNYPFQLAVNPLIGSIAAGNCCIIKTSSMSPNTSIAIKKIISEAFEDRHVYVVENSKGMSSRVLEEKFDYIFFTGSPNIGRVIMEAASKNLTPVTLELGGKSPCIIHNDADIKNAAKDICFGKFSNAGQTCVSPDYVLVQKDIKNVLIEEIKNTLVQFYGQDAKSSPNFGRIINDKHFNRLKNLISGQDVVVGGYVDEKERFISPTILNNVSLDAPVMGEEIFGPILPIIEYKNLKDAINIINDKPKPLALYIFSSSKEVQNEIVKKTSSGGVCINDTLIHMTTNYLPFGGVGESGMGSYHGRASFDTFSHNKSILKSSVSIDTKVYPPYNITLDKIKKLFKFL